The Streptomyces europaeiscabiei genome window below encodes:
- the rpmA gene encoding 50S ribosomal protein L27 gives MAHKKGASSTRNGRDSNAQRLGVKRFGGQVVNAGEILVRQRGTHFHPGSGVGRGKDDTLFALNAGAVEFGTSRGRKVVNIVPAA, from the coding sequence ATGGCACACAAGAAGGGCGCATCGTCCACCCGGAACGGTCGCGACTCCAACGCTCAGCGGCTCGGCGTGAAGCGCTTCGGCGGTCAGGTCGTCAACGCCGGTGAGATCCTGGTCCGCCAGCGCGGCACGCACTTCCACCCGGGCTCGGGTGTCGGCCGCGGCAAGGACGACACCCTGTTCGCGCTGAACGCCGGTGCGGTCGAGTTCGGCACCAGCCGTGGTCGCAAGGTCGTCAACATCGTTCCGGCCGCCTGA
- the rplU gene encoding 50S ribosomal protein L21: protein MYAIVRSGGRQHKVAVGDIVEVDKISTAKVGDTVELSTLLVVDGDAVTSDPWVLAGIKVQAEIVDHHKGVKIDILRYKNKTGYRRRQGHRQQYTAIKVTEIPAAAK, encoded by the coding sequence GTGTACGCCATCGTGCGCAGCGGTGGTCGCCAGCACAAGGTTGCTGTCGGCGACATCGTTGAGGTTGACAAGATTTCCACTGCCAAGGTTGGCGACACGGTCGAGCTCTCGACCCTGCTCGTTGTCGACGGCGACGCTGTGACCAGCGACCCGTGGGTGCTGGCCGGCATCAAGGTCCAGGCCGAGATCGTGGACCACCACAAGGGTGTGAAGATCGACATCCTTCGCTACAAGAACAAGACCGGCTACCGCCGTCGTCAGGGCCACCGCCAGCAGTACACGGCGATCAAGGTCACTGAGATCCCCGCGGCTGCGAAGTAA
- a CDS encoding Rne/Rng family ribonuclease has protein sequence MPESIESAEPAQGSENNTPSDTLPPRRRRRAASRPAGPPSAASEADAETTAPAIPAAESEDLASAGEAAEVAEATVVDEAAVTAEAVVDAEADEEAAEAGTTAVAETPAVVEEAAPAGRTRRRATRRASAPAGAPKDTEAVEVVETVVPATATAVAESAGTAAVAEMPTAVEEAAPAGRTRRRATRRASAPTGAPKAAEESAATPEAVAPVEAPAVEVPAAVEEAAPAGRTRRRATRRVSAPAGEPVAAEVVQAPAEAAEAAPVAVAEPEEEAAEEAAPRRTRRRATRRVTAPAGVPEGEAADAAESVAARTAAPQTVQAAVAEAHAAEPASAQVVQVSAAPADETEEAGPRRARRRAARKAAVGFSAPAAPVAEEAPSRPSRPAVAVFQAPVFTEPMFQTPERAAAQAAAEAEPEAVEVEEPAESTDLGGFAEEENTGGSRRRRRRRGEPAEAQQPVAAAVVADEPEEPEEPEEGNEDAEGDEYGEEESTGSRRRRRRGGRRRRRGESADADDAEGDEIAAEQATQDAEDTAEQVDEDEDEADEREEAGSGSSSSRRRRRRRRRAGDSGTEAETEAGTDDPERTVVKVREPRERRAKETEFSDEVQSIKGSTRLEAKKQRRREGREQGRRRVPIITEAEFLARREAVERVMVVRQSGERTQIGVLEDNVLVEHYVNKEQATSYVGNVYLGKVQNVLPSMEAAFIDIGKGRNAVLYAGEVNFEALGMANGPRRIESALKSGQSVLVQVTKDPIGHKGARLTSQVSLPGRYLVYVPEGSMTGISRKLPDTERARLKTILKKIVPEDAGVIVRTAAEGASEDELRRDVERLHAQWGDIQKKAKNGGSSNAPTLLYGEPDMTVRVVRDIFNEDFSKVIVSGEDAWETIHGYVAHVAPDLADRLQKWTSEVDVFATYRIDEQLMKALDRKVWLPSGGSLVIDKTEAMIVVDVNTGKFTGQGGNLEETVTRNNLEAAEEIVRQLRLRDLGGIVVIDFIDMVLESNRDLVLRRLLECLGRDRTKHQVAEVTSLGLVQMTRKRVGQGLLESFSETCVHCNGRGVIVHMDQPTAVGGGGKRRKRGRGGAEHDHDHMPASEAVEPVESAELVEAEVAAEVAEPVALPAPEYEPDEELYSSVAEAEAAVGRGRSRRRATRRASAPSGAPKPREAVATTVSEDRAPKSREAAEAEPVAVEDPVVEAEAAASTEEAAPKGRTRRRATRKVSAPAGAPTGAAAEDAVVTVAEPVAEPVVEKAAEPVAEPVAQPEAAVAAESAAPARPRRRAVRKATAPTASAEAAVVVVPSASADAAVEAPVEEAAPAAEETEAEAPVKKAAARKTAKKATAKKAATKKTAAVAKKTVAKKTTAKKAVAKKTATKKTTVAAEQSSATVTASTDES, from the coding sequence ATGCCCGAATCGATCGAATCCGCAGAGCCCGCGCAGGGCTCCGAGAACAACACGCCGAGCGACACCCTGCCGCCGCGCCGTCGTCGCCGTGCCGCTTCCCGCCCCGCGGGACCGCCGTCCGCCGCCTCCGAAGCGGACGCGGAGACCACCGCGCCGGCCATACCGGCCGCCGAGTCCGAGGATCTCGCCTCCGCTGGTGAGGCGGCCGAGGTGGCTGAGGCGACCGTCGTGGACGAGGCCGCTGTGACCGCCGAGGCCGTAGTTGATGCCGAGGCTGACGAGGAAGCCGCCGAGGCCGGGACCACCGCCGTGGCCGAGACGCCCGCCGTCGTCGAGGAGGCCGCGCCCGCCGGTCGTACGCGCCGTCGTGCGACCCGCCGCGCATCGGCGCCCGCCGGTGCGCCCAAGGACACCGAGGCCGTCGAGGTCGTCGAGACCGTGGTACCGGCCACCGCCACGGCCGTGGCCGAGAGCGCCGGGACCGCCGCCGTCGCCGAGATGCCCACCGCCGTCGAGGAGGCCGCGCCCGCCGGTCGTACGCGCCGTCGTGCGACCCGCCGCGCATCGGCCCCCACCGGCGCGCCCAAGGCCGCCGAGGAGAGTGCCGCCACGCCCGAGGCCGTTGCCCCGGTCGAGGCTCCCGCCGTTGAGGTGCCCGCTGCCGTCGAGGAGGCGGCGCCCGCCGGTCGTACGCGCCGTCGTGCCACGCGGCGGGTGTCCGCGCCCGCCGGTGAGCCGGTGGCCGCAGAGGTCGTTCAGGCTCCGGCGGAGGCCGCGGAAGCCGCCCCCGTCGCCGTTGCGGAGCCCGAGGAGGAGGCGGCCGAGGAGGCCGCGCCGCGTCGTACGCGTCGCCGGGCCACGCGGCGGGTGACCGCACCCGCCGGGGTGCCCGAGGGTGAGGCCGCCGATGCGGCCGAGTCCGTCGCCGCCCGGACCGCCGCGCCGCAGACCGTGCAGGCGGCTGTCGCCGAGGCGCACGCCGCCGAGCCGGCTTCGGCCCAGGTCGTCCAGGTGTCCGCCGCCCCGGCTGACGAGACGGAGGAGGCCGGGCCTCGTCGGGCCCGTCGCCGGGCCGCGCGCAAGGCCGCCGTCGGGTTCTCGGCGCCTGCCGCGCCGGTCGCGGAGGAGGCGCCGTCGCGCCCGTCGCGGCCCGCCGTGGCCGTGTTCCAGGCGCCGGTGTTCACCGAGCCGATGTTCCAGACGCCGGAGCGGGCCGCCGCGCAGGCCGCCGCCGAGGCGGAGCCCGAGGCCGTGGAGGTCGAGGAGCCCGCCGAGAGCACCGACCTCGGCGGGTTCGCCGAGGAGGAGAACACGGGCGGGTCGCGTCGTCGGCGTCGCCGTCGGGGCGAGCCTGCCGAGGCGCAGCAGCCCGTGGCCGCCGCCGTGGTGGCCGACGAGCCGGAGGAGCCCGAGGAGCCCGAGGAGGGCAACGAGGACGCCGAGGGTGACGAGTACGGCGAGGAGGAGTCCACCGGGTCGCGCCGTCGCCGTCGCCGTGGTGGCCGCCGTCGTCGCCGGGGCGAGTCGGCCGACGCCGACGACGCCGAGGGTGACGAAATCGCCGCCGAGCAGGCCACGCAGGACGCCGAGGACACCGCCGAGCAGGTGGACGAGGACGAGGACGAGGCCGACGAGCGCGAGGAGGCCGGTTCCGGCTCCAGCAGCAGCCGTCGACGCCGGCGCCGTCGTCGTCGCGCCGGTGACTCCGGCACCGAGGCCGAGACCGAGGCCGGCACCGACGACCCCGAGCGCACGGTCGTCAAGGTCCGCGAGCCGCGCGAGCGGCGCGCCAAGGAGACCGAGTTCTCCGACGAGGTGCAGTCCATCAAGGGCTCGACCCGTCTGGAGGCCAAGAAGCAGCGCCGCCGTGAAGGCCGTGAGCAGGGCCGCCGGCGCGTCCCGATCATCACCGAGGCCGAGTTCCTCGCCCGCCGCGAGGCCGTCGAGCGCGTCATGGTCGTCCGTCAGAGCGGCGAGCGCACCCAGATCGGCGTCCTGGAAGACAACGTGCTCGTCGAGCACTACGTCAACAAGGAGCAGGCGACCTCGTACGTCGGCAACGTCTACCTCGGCAAGGTGCAGAACGTGCTGCCGTCGATGGAGGCCGCCTTCATCGACATCGGCAAGGGCCGCAACGCCGTCCTGTACGCCGGTGAGGTCAACTTCGAGGCGCTGGGCATGGCCAACGGGCCGCGGCGCATCGAGTCCGCCCTGAAGTCCGGCCAGTCGGTCCTCGTCCAGGTGACGAAGGACCCGATCGGACACAAGGGCGCCCGCCTGACCAGCCAGGTCTCCCTGCCCGGCCGCTACCTGGTCTACGTCCCCGAGGGGTCGATGACCGGTATCAGCCGCAAGCTGCCCGACACCGAGCGGGCCCGGCTGAAGACCATCCTCAAGAAGATCGTCCCCGAGGACGCGGGCGTCATCGTGCGCACCGCCGCCGAGGGCGCGAGCGAGGACGAGCTGCGCCGTGACGTCGAGCGGCTGCACGCGCAGTGGGGGGACATCCAGAAGAAGGCCAAGAACGGCGGCAGCTCGAACGCGCCGACGCTGCTGTACGGCGAGCCGGACATGACCGTCCGTGTCGTCCGCGACATCTTCAACGAGGACTTCTCCAAGGTCATCGTCAGCGGCGAGGACGCGTGGGAGACCATCCACGGATACGTCGCACACGTCGCGCCCGACCTGGCCGACCGCCTGCAGAAGTGGACCTCCGAGGTCGACGTCTTCGCGACGTACCGCATCGACGAGCAGCTGATGAAGGCGCTGGACCGCAAGGTGTGGCTGCCCAGCGGTGGTTCGCTGGTGATCGACAAGACCGAGGCCATGATCGTGGTCGACGTCAACACCGGCAAGTTCACCGGCCAGGGCGGCAACCTGGAGGAGACGGTCACCAGGAACAACCTGGAGGCGGCCGAGGAGATCGTGCGTCAGCTGCGGCTGCGCGACCTCGGCGGCATCGTCGTCATCGACTTCATCGACATGGTCCTGGAGTCCAACCGGGACCTGGTGCTGCGGCGCCTGCTGGAGTGCCTGGGACGCGACCGTACGAAGCACCAGGTCGCCGAGGTCACCTCGCTGGGTCTGGTCCAGATGACCCGCAAGCGCGTCGGGCAGGGCCTCCTGGAGTCCTTCTCCGAGACCTGTGTCCACTGCAACGGGCGCGGCGTGATCGTGCACATGGACCAGCCCACGGCCGTCGGCGGTGGCGGCAAGCGCCGCAAGCGCGGGCGTGGCGGTGCCGAGCACGACCACGACCACATGCCCGCCTCCGAGGCCGTCGAGCCGGTGGAGTCGGCCGAGCTGGTCGAGGCCGAGGTGGCCGCAGAGGTCGCCGAGCCCGTGGCTCTCCCCGCCCCCGAGTACGAGCCCGACGAGGAGCTGTACAGCAGCGTCGCCGAGGCGGAGGCGGCGGTCGGACGTGGCCGTTCGCGGCGCCGCGCGACCCGGCGGGCGTCCGCGCCCTCGGGTGCGCCGAAGCCCCGCGAGGCCGTGGCCACCACCGTCTCCGAGGACCGTGCCCCGAAGTCGCGGGAGGCCGCCGAGGCGGAGCCCGTGGCCGTGGAGGACCCGGTCGTCGAGGCCGAGGCCGCCGCGAGCACCGAGGAGGCCGCGCCCAAGGGCCGTACGCGTCGCCGGGCGACCCGGAAGGTGTCCGCTCCGGCGGGCGCGCCGACCGGGGCGGCGGCGGAGGACGCCGTGGTGACGGTGGCCGAGCCGGTCGCCGAGCCCGTGGTCGAGAAGGCCGCCGAGCCGGTGGCCGAGCCGGTCGCGCAGCCCGAGGCGGCGGTCGCCGCCGAGAGCGCGGCTCCGGCCCGCCCGCGTCGGCGTGCCGTGCGCAAGGCGACGGCACCCACCGCGTCCGCGGAGGCGGCCGTGGTCGTGGTTCCGTCCGCTTCCGCCGACGCCGCGGTCGAGGCTCCGGTCGAGGAGGCCGCTCCGGCCGCCGAGGAGACCGAGGCCGAGGCGCCCGTCAAGAAGGCGGCGGCGCGCAAGACGGCCAAGAAGGCCACGGCGAAGAAGGCCGCCACGAAGAAGACGGCGGCGGTGGCCAAGAAGACGGTCGCGAAGAAGACCACGGCCAAGAAGGCGGTGGCCAAGAAGACGGCCACGAAGAAGACCACGGTGGCCGCCGAGCAGTCGTCGGCCACGGTCACGGCCTCGACCGACGAGAGCTGA
- a CDS encoding TIGR03936 family radical SAM-associated protein, producing the protein MQRIRLRYTKRGRLRFTSHRDFQRAFERALRRAEVPMAYSAGFTPHPKVSYANAAPTGTGSEAEYLEIALTDARDPDKLRILLDESLPTGLDIVDAVEARTSGLADRLTASVWELRLDGVDPADAGRAVEAFKAADLVEVQRRTKNGVRTFDARAAVVDLDSRDGRDGSDGPDGSETSGPQPAASVGSTGAAGAAPLAGPTDQPCAILRLVVRHVTPAVRPDDVLSGLRAVADLAPPVPAAVTRLAQGLFDAENGTVTDPLAPDREAAPALSTAEPAAAAKASAPVGPA; encoded by the coding sequence GTGCAGCGCATCCGACTGCGCTACACCAAGCGCGGCCGCCTCCGGTTCACCAGCCACCGTGACTTCCAGCGCGCCTTCGAGCGTGCGCTGCGCCGTGCCGAGGTGCCGATGGCGTACTCGGCGGGGTTCACGCCGCATCCGAAGGTGTCGTACGCCAATGCCGCACCCACCGGCACGGGCAGTGAGGCGGAGTACCTGGAGATCGCGCTCACCGACGCGCGCGACCCGGACAAACTCAGGATCCTGCTCGACGAGTCGCTGCCCACCGGGCTCGACATCGTCGACGCGGTCGAGGCCCGGACCTCCGGGCTCGCCGACCGGCTCACGGCCTCCGTGTGGGAGCTGCGCCTGGACGGCGTGGACCCGGCGGACGCCGGGCGCGCGGTCGAGGCCTTCAAGGCGGCGGACCTCGTCGAGGTCCAGCGCAGGACCAAGAACGGCGTACGGACCTTCGACGCCAGGGCCGCCGTCGTGGATCTCGACAGTCGTGACGGACGGGACGGAAGCGACGGACCTGACGGTTCTGAGACGTCCGGTCCACAGCCCGCCGCGAGCGTCGGCTCCACCGGAGCGGCTGGCGCCGCGCCCCTTGCTGGGCCGACGGACCAGCCCTGTGCGATACTGCGGCTGGTTGTTCGGCACGTGACGCCTGCCGTACGACCCGACGACGTCCTGTCCGGTCTCCGCGCCGTGGCCGACCTGGCGCCGCCGGTCCCCGCAGCGGTGACCAGGCTGGCGCAGGGGCTTTTCGATGCAGAGAACGGCACGGTGACCGACCCGCTCGCGCCCGACCGCGAGGCAGCGCCGGCCCTCTCAACGGCCGAACCCGCTGCCGCCGCGAAGGCGTCGGCGCCGGTAGGCCCCGCGTAG
- a CDS encoding glycosyltransferase, with product MKSQTICLCMIVKNEARVIERCLASVRPLIDTWVISDTGSTDGTQDLIRKALDGIPGELHQDTWVDFGHNRTRNIQHARGKADFLLTIDADHVMRQDAPLPRLTATSYMLRYDYPGTQHRFKHLMRGDRLWRYEGVTHEYPCTDAPDVQENLDAIVIEDHADGGCRDDKFERDARLLRRELERDPANPRTVFYLANTERDLGHAREAIALYERRAAMGGWGEEVYCSLLEAGMLRAEKEEDWPGAMDTFSRAWEARPARLEACYELASRLRLRRRHHTAHALLVDVVDRPAPDDLLFTKPWVYRWGLLFEFSIAAHWVGDHDAALRACDRLLAMRDLPERIRRQVEINREFSAPHASAPDLSAVVRRPKASRAGKSAKSARASGRKR from the coding sequence GTGAAGTCGCAGACCATCTGTCTCTGCATGATCGTCAAGAACGAGGCGCGGGTGATCGAGCGCTGCCTCGCCTCGGTCCGCCCCCTGATCGACACCTGGGTCATCTCCGACACCGGCTCCACGGACGGTACGCAGGACCTGATCCGCAAGGCGCTGGACGGCATCCCGGGAGAGCTGCACCAGGACACCTGGGTCGACTTCGGGCACAACCGGACGCGGAACATCCAACATGCCAGGGGCAAGGCCGACTTCCTGCTCACCATCGACGCCGACCACGTCATGCGTCAGGACGCGCCGCTGCCCCGGCTGACGGCCACCTCGTACATGCTGCGTTACGACTACCCGGGCACCCAGCACCGTTTCAAGCATCTGATGCGGGGGGACCGGCTCTGGCGCTACGAGGGTGTGACCCACGAGTACCCGTGCACCGACGCCCCCGATGTCCAGGAGAACCTGGACGCGATCGTCATCGAGGACCACGCCGACGGCGGCTGCCGCGACGACAAGTTCGAGCGCGACGCCCGTCTGCTCAGGCGCGAACTCGAACGCGACCCGGCCAACCCCCGCACCGTCTTCTACCTGGCCAACACCGAACGCGACCTCGGCCACGCGCGGGAGGCGATCGCGCTGTACGAGCGGCGCGCGGCGATGGGCGGCTGGGGCGAGGAGGTCTATTGCTCGTTGCTCGAAGCCGGGATGCTCAGAGCGGAGAAGGAGGAGGACTGGCCGGGAGCCATGGACACGTTCTCCCGGGCCTGGGAGGCCCGTCCCGCAAGGCTCGAAGCCTGCTACGAGTTGGCCTCCCGCCTCCGTCTCCGGCGCCGCCACCACACGGCACACGCCCTTCTCGTCGATGTCGTCGACAGGCCCGCACCGGACGACCTGCTCTTCACCAAGCCCTGGGTCTACCGGTGGGGGCTGCTGTTCGAGTTCTCCATCGCCGCCCACTGGGTGGGTGACCACGACGCGGCCCTGCGGGCGTGCGACCGTCTGCTGGCCATGCGGGACCTGCCCGAGCGCATCCGCCGTCAGGTCGAGATCAACAGGGAGTTCTCCGCACCGCACGCCTCCGCACCGGATCTGTCCGCTGTGGTGCGCCGCCCCAAGGCCTCCCGGGCAGGTAAGTCTGCCAAGTCCGCGAGGGCCTCCGGGCGCAAGCGGTAG
- a CDS encoding collagen-like protein → MSPERRTISLIGPLARDRITKVSTFASLALVVAAGLAAPAVAATRSVSEHSTTTRAGDEECPPPDEQGEHDGSASDWYDQEDQDRTAALGGNDDHCEEGPSGPTGPPGETGATGATGATGATGATGATGATGPTGATGLQGDTGEDGATGPAGPTGADGIAGPTGPTGPTGADGIAGPTGPTGLDGIAGPTGPTGADGVTGGTGATGATGSTGTTGATGPAGPCSDIDAVQDSKKFEFRAALTEGRVFAGIRDLRGAAAHPFLWTDLSTHPNFPAGGLDSQGRDVGFACGVSVNTHSYGNSHGHGQKETGKEHGQGTGKEHGQSTGQSQGHAQNTSQGHSQGQAQNTSQGHTQGQAQNTSQGHTQGQAQNTSQGHTQGQSQSQSQSHGQGQSTSQGQGHSQGQSTSTSTSHAQSTSQGHTQGTVQQHGADTGKDHGAGTGKDHGEDKGQNKGDHSNADKGLVKFNVVTTVGEIWETTCVPVDTQPHATLNCDDAQGNPRPWLRVELQPSDSIINGGSTVTPRVTDR, encoded by the coding sequence ATGAGTCCTGAGCGCAGGACGATCTCGCTGATAGGCCCGCTGGCCCGAGACAGGATCACCAAGGTCAGCACTTTTGCCTCGCTCGCGCTGGTAGTGGCAGCCGGACTGGCCGCCCCCGCCGTCGCGGCCACGCGAAGCGTGTCCGAGCACTCCACGACCACGAGGGCCGGCGACGAGGAGTGCCCTCCCCCCGACGAGCAGGGTGAGCACGACGGATCGGCGTCCGACTGGTACGACCAGGAAGACCAGGACCGCACCGCGGCACTCGGTGGCAACGACGACCACTGCGAGGAAGGTCCCAGCGGTCCGACCGGCCCCCCGGGAGAGACCGGCGCCACGGGCGCGACGGGTGCCACGGGCGCGACGGGCGCGACGGGCGCGACGGGTGCCACCGGCCCCACGGGGGCCACCGGCCTCCAGGGCGACACCGGTGAGGACGGCGCCACAGGTCCGGCCGGCCCCACGGGAGCGGACGGCATCGCGGGTCCGACCGGCCCCACCGGACCAACCGGGGCGGACGGCATCGCCGGACCCACCGGGCCCACCGGATTGGACGGCATCGCCGGACCCACCGGGCCCACCGGAGCTGACGGCGTCACCGGAGGCACGGGAGCCACCGGAGCGACGGGATCGACCGGGACGACCGGCGCCACGGGACCCGCCGGCCCCTGCTCCGACATCGACGCGGTACAGGACTCGAAGAAGTTCGAGTTCCGGGCCGCACTGACCGAGGGACGGGTCTTCGCGGGCATCCGCGACCTCCGGGGCGCAGCCGCCCACCCGTTCCTGTGGACCGACCTCAGCACCCACCCCAACTTCCCCGCAGGCGGCCTTGATTCACAGGGCCGCGATGTCGGCTTCGCCTGCGGCGTCTCCGTCAACACCCACTCCTACGGCAACAGCCATGGGCACGGGCAGAAGGAAACCGGCAAGGAGCACGGCCAGGGCACCGGCAAGGAGCACGGCCAGAGCACGGGCCAGAGCCAGGGTCACGCCCAGAACACGAGCCAGGGCCACAGCCAGGGCCAGGCCCAGAACACGAGCCAGGGCCACACCCAGGGCCAGGCCCAGAACACGAGCCAGGGCCACACCCAGGGCCAGGCCCAGAACACGAGCCAGGGCCACACCCAGGGCCAGAGCCAGAGCCAGAGCCAGAGCCACGGTCAAGGCCAGAGCACGAGCCAGGGCCAGGGCCACAGTCAAGGCCAGAGCACGAGCACGAGCACGAGCCACGCCCAGAGCACGAGCCAGGGCCACACTCAGGGCACCGTCCAGCAGCACGGCGCGGACACGGGCAAGGACCACGGTGCCGGCACCGGCAAGGACCACGGCGAGGACAAGGGCCAGAACAAGGGCGACCACTCGAACGCCGACAAGGGCCTCGTCAAGTTCAACGTCGTCACGACCGTGGGCGAGATCTGGGAGACCACCTGCGTGCCGGTCGACACGCAGCCCCACGCCACCCTGAACTGCGACGACGCCCAGGGCAACCCGCGCCCCTGGCTCAGGGTCGAGCTCCAGCCCTCGGACAGCATCATCAACGGCGGCTCAACCGTCACACCCCGTGTCACCGACCGGTAG